From Marinobacter alexandrii, one genomic window encodes:
- a CDS encoding RICIN domain-containing protein, translating into MKTYLKKLMFWNKLFRQANCNRILILLLFLNIAPSILHAQLGDWQSQDIGSPTLTGSSSITDEEFQVTGNGYVTASSGSFHFLFQQLQGDGEIIARLQPMQKAHWNRVGLMMRESLENTSAYAMTGARSRKFVYFQNRSESSVFSRTDEIPSTFPVWLRMKRSGSTFTSYYSIDGENWTELGSQLIEMSQEIHVGLVSYSHHRNKTTTSRWDNVIIHALDSEPTPMAPTSPSNFMATASSNGIQLSWTDNADNEEGFKIERSTNATSGFVEVAELGADVITYEDTDLGANTTYFYKLSAFNADGASEKQTFQAQTSQSIPASPSNLIATANSSNSIQLYWADNADNEEGFKIERSQLPTSDFEEIALLEANANSYEDMELPASTTFYYRVFSFNVAGESEVSTIENSTTNKLIAGWPQSCGIEQNAPALVGTEVTFTLQCATDDTEAVIAWDFGDGTGLSNFIAGNSTTHVYQSAGTFTVFARLQGEEIPVSVIQAITEAVEERDPTHSSTIAIDHEREIVWAVNADNNSVTGIDAVSNTKLFETPTGIHPRTIAVHANGQAWVANEDDASIAIVDPSGSLLTTIDLPYGSKPYGVCFDPQGDYAFVTLSGIGKLLKIEPATQQLLAEVAVGPTPRGIAVSSDGQRLFVSRFISPEDRGEVIEVDPDNMTVSQVIELLYDDTFDTNFQGRGVPNYVSSLTISPTGKDLWVPSKKDNVSRGGFRDGQPLTFESTVRTIVSQVDLTTDKDVFENRLDVNDSEMAFAVTFSPLGNLAFLALQGNNRVQVIDVASNTSVLDIDDTGLAPQGLVLNEDGSKLFVQNFMSRTVRIYDTESIVQGNFQTQPPILATVSTVSNERLTPQVLRGKQIFYNAEDKRMTSNGYISCASCHLDGGSDDRVWDFTDRGEGFRNTVSLRGRRGNGIGNVHWTGNFDEIHDFENDIRGGFSGQGFMTDVDFEATQDPLGAPKAGRSEDLDALVAYVNSLAEVSPSPYKNADGTYTAQALNGRAIFESLSCGTCHSGSDYSDRSTGQFHDVGTISPTSGKRIGQPLTGFATPTLKGLWESAPYLHDGSAATLADVLTAKNANSLHGDTQSLSEEEMDDLIIFLNQIDDIGGCNTQSIIWDPISDHTIEDVSFAVSATSTSGLPVSYHVLAGPATIDGNLVRLNGLSGTVILAAQQAGDATFCPASQETLSFKVTSDCEGVPTDTYMLLSHLNGKAIDASKPNDEISQRAENAFLNNYQQWEITSLGNGYFKIRNNESQKVLSANNSILQGSPVMQEVDDAVNTPSQQWSICIDASGSFQLMNRFSNLVIDNQSSTSEGSTLVQSPYDPDANAHLWNISPMNSGVAPEGTFQLTALHSGKSMTLSEGDIVQLDYEELDTQHWTFETLGNGYVSIVSEENGEYLQIADGDLNDDARVSLGVLNDEDHQIWGVRLLNGGNAELFVRHSGKTLAVMNGDTENDGLVVQEGNGGQPSQQWKLVKVEINSGPGLGNFTYAPDEVFSNIWNYTDATGFGSNVAVMHNGYLVTTFAPDSGQPPGGILVWDVSDPRDPVLVNRVYDQRTQSFREAHAIGQHKNYIALQDGCGIQIWDLTDVLNPIQVKRFCMDGYSHDDYGSAWSLFWQAPYIYIGKGDGGFDVVDASDITNPVLVKNVTNQGNVGSIFAIGNLLVTGANNGRTGYDLFDISDPTDPILIKDGGTKQLYSISVNGNRIITSNRHSSRKFNAFDVYSFSDPSVNATRTSFNFGEKIDQLYSASQDNFIFQGCLNEIYKVDATNLNAIQEVGKASLNVTGQADHGQVTPMGNLVFVGNDKGSGSGFIVHQAEMDLKGPEVNMIIPSDGQLDRAVTSRIGLTFTDNVDLRTVNSSTLIVRPMGGAAISGKYSHQFSTVNFTPDEPLFPETTYEIVVPTGGLTDWIGNPITTTFTSTFTTAPEEIDAETFAQARMETAETLLTEDWVVYPNTTKGQISVILPPSKQVKSVTDVTITNVQGQVFKSTYSKELDYLDVNFDAPKGLYLIHIKTEQSSRLLKVLKE; encoded by the coding sequence ATGAAGACCTACCTCAAAAAATTAATGTTTTGGAACAAGCTTTTCAGGCAAGCCAACTGTAATCGTATCTTAATTTTATTGCTATTCTTAAACATAGCACCAAGTATATTGCATGCACAATTAGGTGACTGGCAAAGTCAAGATATTGGAAGCCCCACATTGACAGGGTCTAGTTCAATTACAGATGAAGAATTTCAAGTAACCGGAAATGGCTATGTGACCGCATCTTCTGGTAGTTTCCATTTCCTTTTTCAGCAATTACAAGGCGATGGTGAAATAATTGCCAGATTACAACCCATGCAAAAAGCTCATTGGAATAGAGTGGGTCTCATGATGCGGGAATCGCTAGAGAATACTTCTGCTTATGCTATGACAGGTGCCAGGTCTCGTAAATTTGTATACTTCCAAAACAGGTCAGAGTCTTCTGTTTTTTCTCGTACAGATGAAATTCCCAGTACTTTCCCGGTCTGGCTCAGGATGAAAAGATCAGGGAGTACCTTCACCTCCTATTATTCAATAGATGGAGAAAACTGGACTGAATTGGGTAGCCAGTTGATCGAAATGAGTCAAGAAATTCATGTCGGTTTAGTTTCGTATTCTCATCATAGAAATAAAACAACAACGAGCCGATGGGATAACGTTATCATTCATGCACTCGATTCAGAACCAACGCCAATGGCTCCAACTTCCCCAAGTAATTTTATGGCCACAGCATCATCCAATGGTATCCAATTGTCATGGACAGATAATGCGGATAATGAAGAAGGATTTAAGATAGAGCGATCCACCAATGCAACCTCCGGTTTTGTAGAGGTTGCTGAACTGGGTGCTGATGTTATAACCTATGAGGATACAGATCTGGGTGCAAACACAACATATTTTTACAAATTGTCAGCATTCAATGCAGATGGAGCATCAGAGAAACAAACCTTTCAAGCTCAGACATCTCAGTCGATACCAGCCTCCCCAAGTAATCTAATAGCCACAGCCAATTCATCCAATAGCATTCAATTGTACTGGGCAGATAATGCAGACAATGAAGAAGGTTTTAAAATAGAACGGTCACAATTACCAACATCAGACTTTGAAGAAATTGCCCTTCTGGAAGCCAATGCGAATAGTTACGAGGATATGGAATTGCCTGCTTCCACTACATTCTACTACAGGGTATTCTCGTTTAATGTTGCTGGTGAATCTGAAGTATCAACAATAGAAAATAGTACCACTAATAAATTGATAGCAGGATGGCCGCAATCATGTGGTATTGAGCAGAATGCTCCTGCGCTCGTTGGGACTGAAGTCACATTCACATTGCAATGTGCCACGGATGATACAGAAGCAGTAATTGCCTGGGACTTTGGTGATGGCACAGGGTTGAGCAATTTTATTGCTGGTAATTCGACTACTCATGTATATCAGTCTGCCGGAACGTTCACCGTTTTCGCAAGGCTTCAGGGAGAAGAAATTCCTGTATCTGTTATACAGGCCATTACGGAAGCAGTAGAAGAAAGAGACCCTACGCATAGCTCTACTATCGCTATAGATCATGAACGGGAAATTGTTTGGGCTGTAAATGCAGATAATAATTCTGTGACGGGTATAGATGCTGTATCCAATACCAAATTATTCGAAACACCGACAGGTATTCATCCCAGGACAATAGCTGTTCATGCCAATGGTCAGGCGTGGGTTGCTAACGAAGATGATGCCTCAATAGCCATTGTTGATCCGAGTGGGAGTTTATTGACGACTATCGATTTGCCATATGGAAGTAAGCCGTATGGCGTTTGCTTTGATCCACAAGGAGATTACGCTTTTGTCACACTTTCAGGCATAGGCAAATTATTAAAAATAGAGCCTGCTACTCAACAACTCTTGGCAGAAGTAGCTGTAGGACCTACTCCTCGTGGAATAGCTGTCAGTTCCGACGGCCAACGTCTTTTTGTCAGTCGCTTTATCTCCCCGGAAGACCGTGGTGAAGTCATAGAGGTAGATCCCGACAACATGACGGTGAGTCAGGTTATTGAACTCCTCTACGATGATACTTTTGATACCAATTTTCAAGGTCGTGGAGTTCCTAATTACGTCTCTTCTCTTACCATCTCTCCTACTGGAAAAGATTTATGGGTTCCGTCCAAAAAGGATAACGTTTCCCGAGGGGGATTTAGGGATGGACAACCCCTAACCTTTGAGTCTACTGTACGGACGATTGTTTCACAAGTTGATTTGACTACAGATAAAGATGTTTTTGAAAATCGACTGGATGTAAATGATTCGGAAATGGCCTTTGCCGTAACTTTCAGCCCCCTTGGGAACCTTGCTTTTTTGGCTTTACAAGGAAATAATCGGGTGCAGGTAATTGATGTGGCAAGCAATACATCCGTTTTAGACATTGATGATACAGGTCTGGCACCACAAGGGCTTGTCTTAAATGAAGATGGAAGCAAATTGTTTGTGCAAAACTTTATGTCTCGTACAGTACGTATTTATGATACAGAATCGATCGTACAAGGAAATTTTCAAACCCAGCCTCCTATTCTGGCCACTGTTTCTACCGTTTCCAATGAACGGTTAACTCCACAAGTTCTTCGCGGAAAACAAATTTTTTACAATGCGGAGGATAAACGGATGACCTCCAATGGATATATCAGTTGCGCATCGTGTCACCTGGATGGTGGTAGTGATGATCGTGTTTGGGACTTTACCGATCGAGGTGAGGGATTTAGAAACACAGTTTCGCTTAGAGGCCGTCGTGGAAACGGGATTGGAAATGTGCACTGGACAGGAAATTTTGACGAAATACACGACTTTGAAAATGACATCAGAGGTGGTTTCTCAGGTCAGGGCTTCATGACTGATGTGGATTTTGAGGCTACACAAGATCCCCTGGGGGCTCCCAAAGCTGGTAGAAGTGAAGATTTGGACGCATTAGTAGCTTATGTAAATTCACTTGCTGAAGTAAGCCCTAGTCCGTACAAAAATGCAGATGGGACATATACAGCACAGGCACTGAATGGTAGAGCAATCTTTGAGAGCCTGAGCTGTGGTACTTGCCATTCAGGATCAGATTATTCTGATAGGTCAACTGGCCAATTTCATGATGTTGGAACCATATCTCCTACTTCCGGTAAACGAATTGGACAACCATTGACAGGATTTGCAACCCCAACACTAAAAGGACTATGGGAATCGGCCCCTTACTTGCACGATGGATCAGCTGCTACATTAGCAGATGTATTGACCGCAAAAAATGCGAACAGCTTGCATGGCGACACCCAATCCCTGTCAGAAGAAGAAATGGATGATCTCATAATCTTTCTTAATCAGATTGATGACATAGGAGGATGTAATACGCAAAGTATCATATGGGATCCTATCAGCGATCATACAATTGAGGATGTTTCGTTTGCTGTATCGGCTACTTCCACATCGGGTCTTCCGGTATCTTATCATGTACTGGCAGGACCAGCAACGATAGATGGCAATCTGGTTAGGTTAAATGGACTGTCAGGAACAGTGATACTAGCGGCACAGCAAGCTGGCGATGCTACTTTTTGCCCTGCTTCTCAAGAAACACTGTCTTTTAAAGTAACATCTGATTGCGAAGGTGTACCTACTGATACTTACATGCTTCTGAGTCACCTAAACGGAAAAGCGATTGATGCAAGTAAGCCAAACGATGAAATCAGTCAACGTGCAGAAAATGCATTTTTGAATAATTATCAGCAATGGGAAATTACTTCTTTGGGTAATGGATACTTTAAAATACGGAATAATGAAAGTCAGAAGGTTTTAAGTGCAAACAATTCCATTTTGCAGGGTTCACCAGTTATGCAAGAAGTGGACGATGCTGTAAATACACCAAGTCAGCAATGGTCCATTTGTATAGACGCAAGTGGTAGTTTCCAATTAATGAACAGATTTAGTAATCTGGTAATAGACAATCAATCTTCTACAAGTGAAGGAAGCACACTGGTTCAATCTCCATACGATCCGGATGCTAACGCTCATTTATGGAATATTTCGCCAATGAATTCTGGTGTAGCTCCTGAAGGTACATTTCAACTCACTGCATTACACTCTGGGAAGTCCATGACTCTTTCGGAGGGTGATATTGTGCAGTTGGATTACGAGGAACTGGATACACAGCATTGGACATTCGAAACACTCGGAAATGGATATGTGTCCATAGTCTCTGAGGAAAACGGAGAATATCTACAGATTGCTGATGGCGACTTGAATGATGATGCTAGGGTTTCTCTCGGAGTATTGAATGATGAAGACCACCAAATCTGGGGTGTAAGATTACTGAATGGAGGAAATGCTGAATTGTTTGTCAGACATAGTGGAAAAACGCTTGCGGTGATGAATGGAGATACAGAAAATGACGGTCTCGTAGTGCAGGAAGGAAATGGTGGACAACCTAGTCAGCAATGGAAACTTGTTAAAGTAGAGATTAACTCAGGACCGGGACTCGGAAACTTCACCTACGCACCAGATGAAGTCTTTTCAAATATCTGGAACTATACAGATGCAACAGGATTTGGTTCCAATGTTGCTGTTATGCACAATGGATATCTCGTGACCACATTTGCTCCTGACAGTGGTCAGCCTCCTGGTGGTATTCTGGTATGGGACGTCTCTGACCCAAGAGATCCCGTTCTTGTAAATAGGGTATATGATCAGCGAACACAGTCCTTTAGGGAAGCACATGCCATCGGTCAACATAAAAATTACATTGCCTTACAAGATGGGTGCGGAATACAGATTTGGGACCTGACTGACGTTCTCAATCCTATTCAGGTCAAGCGATTCTGTATGGATGGATATTCACATGACGACTATGGTTCAGCATGGTCACTCTTCTGGCAAGCTCCTTATATCTATATTGGGAAAGGTGACGGTGGTTTTGATGTCGTGGATGCTTCTGATATCACCAATCCTGTATTAGTGAAAAATGTAACTAATCAGGGCAATGTAGGATCCATTTTCGCTATTGGGAATCTATTGGTAACTGGGGCCAATAATGGAAGGACAGGGTATGACCTATTTGATATCTCTGATCCAACCGATCCAATACTTATTAAAGATGGAGGGACAAAACAGCTTTATTCTATTTCTGTTAATGGAAACAGAATCATTACTTCCAATCGACATAGTAGCAGGAAGTTCAATGCTTTTGATGTGTATAGTTTTTCGGATCCATCAGTAAATGCGACAAGAACCTCATTTAACTTCGGGGAAAAGATTGATCAGTTATATTCTGCTAGTCAAGACAACTTTATATTTCAAGGGTGTCTGAATGAAATCTACAAAGTAGATGCCACGAACTTAAATGCCATACAGGAAGTGGGTAAGGCAAGTCTCAATGTGACTGGACAAGCGGATCATGGTCAGGTTACGCCGATGGGTAATCTCGTATTTGTAGGAAATGATAAAGGTTCCGGAAGTGGGTTCATCGTCCATCAAGCTGAAATGGATCTGAAAGGACCAGAGGTGAATATGATAATCCCGAGCGATGGCCAACTTGATCGAGCTGTGACCTCTCGAATCGGACTCACTTTTACTGATAATGTAGACCTACGAACAGTGAATTCTTCTACATTGATTGTCAGGCCAATGGGTGGAGCCGCTATCTCTGGGAAATACAGCCATCAGTTTTCAACCGTAAACTTTACACCGGATGAGCCTCTCTTCCCTGAAACAACATATGAAATTGTAGTGCCTACTGGAGGGTTAACGGATTGGATTGGCAACCCAATTACCACAACATTTACATCCACTTTTACAACCGCACCGGAAGAAATAGATGCAGAAACCTTTGCACAAGCTAGAATGGAAACAGCGGAGACACTTCTGACTGAAGATTGGGTGGTGTATCCAAATACTACAAAAGGTCAAATATCTGTGATTTTACCTCCCTCTAAACAGGTTAAATCCGTAACAGATGTAACCATTACGAATGTTCAGGGTCAAGTATTTAAATCCACTTACTCTAAAGAGTTGGACTATTTGGATGTAAACTTCGATGCACCAAAAGGATTGTATTTAATTCATATCAAAACAGAGCAGAGTTCTCGACTACTAAAAGTACTTAAAGAATAA
- a CDS encoding DUF3352 domain-containing protein, whose translation MDENEKEALSEVGKVALAKTAKRPKKKKRRFIWILVLILVFGGGSWLVLKFVSPNSGGPRLNPLNLVPSDAFFILETEEPYSVWSKLAETQIWKTLSKDEDWKAYGSLMEEIEGTLSSFNSILDIIDDRSIFISGHLYHRGSYDYLFVFDMEGVGVLRSWLSSSDNLTKRTFQGFTIYEKLERDSKQTLYFTFIDNYFVGSYTHKLVEQSIAGHQEAKLTRSFDFIEVQKKTIGEGVVRLFLNYETLYPYLVSSLGTEYTEVMKENLPLFHSGFFFDVEESILLLEGYSNYNDTLATYLKIFETSGTGGVDIAKVLPANTSIYFSLGFDRFSEFYDVLDKQLREDPLYGEEYALYTKKTEKFLNIDLKEDVASWIDDEVAVVQIEPEDNSSKIALIIKAKDDDLAKEKMNFLSKQVRKKTPVKFKTVNYKGYEINFMSVKGFFNLLLGKLFNYFDRPYYTVINQYVIFSNEPKVLRQFIDSYLSENTLNQSISYQSFMRQLGEKHSALLYLQLPELVNADVGGMLDEATIKLLQKRRNVIQDFPQIAFSMYPSGDVYQTRALISIDNMLFPELRETEFTVVADTINYDSLLIEVTEEQIDITAIDIELEDLAAKSQTDEYDNGLPKYEVSIKNGQKHGNYFEYFPTGELKIKGKYKNDLMAGTWKYYDEQGNLVKRERYRDGELVD comes from the coding sequence ATGGACGAGAATGAAAAAGAAGCCCTTTCAGAAGTGGGGAAAGTAGCGCTAGCTAAAACAGCAAAAAGACCGAAGAAGAAGAAAAGGAGGTTCATTTGGATTTTGGTACTTATTCTCGTTTTTGGTGGTGGGTCTTGGTTAGTTCTCAAATTTGTAAGTCCAAATAGCGGAGGGCCTAGGTTAAACCCCTTGAACCTTGTTCCATCGGACGCATTCTTCATATTGGAAACAGAAGAGCCTTACAGCGTGTGGAGCAAACTAGCCGAAACGCAAATTTGGAAAACACTCTCCAAAGATGAAGATTGGAAAGCCTATGGCAGCCTAATGGAAGAAATTGAAGGCACATTATCCTCTTTCAATAGCATCCTGGACATTATAGATGATCGTTCGATCTTCATTTCAGGACATCTTTATCATCGAGGAAGCTACGACTATCTTTTCGTGTTTGATATGGAAGGAGTGGGGGTCTTAAGATCCTGGTTAAGCTCCAGCGACAATTTGACGAAACGTACATTTCAAGGGTTTACCATTTATGAAAAACTTGAGCGTGACTCAAAACAGACACTCTATTTCACTTTCATAGATAATTACTTTGTAGGATCTTATACACATAAACTGGTAGAGCAATCAATAGCAGGTCATCAGGAAGCTAAACTCACCAGATCATTTGACTTTATTGAAGTTCAAAAAAAGACCATAGGAGAAGGGGTAGTCAGACTATTTCTTAATTATGAAACACTCTATCCGTATTTAGTTTCCAGCTTAGGTACTGAGTATACCGAAGTAATGAAAGAGAATTTACCACTCTTTCACAGTGGATTTTTCTTTGATGTAGAAGAATCAATATTACTACTTGAAGGGTACTCTAACTATAACGATACACTTGCTACCTATCTAAAAATATTTGAAACATCCGGTACAGGTGGAGTAGATATCGCTAAAGTACTTCCAGCCAACACTTCCATTTATTTCAGTTTAGGATTTGATCGATTTAGTGAATTTTATGATGTATTGGACAAGCAACTGCGAGAAGACCCACTTTATGGGGAAGAATATGCTCTATACACTAAAAAAACAGAGAAATTTTTAAATATCGACCTGAAGGAAGATGTTGCTTCCTGGATCGATGATGAAGTAGCCGTAGTACAAATTGAGCCAGAGGACAATTCATCTAAAATCGCCTTGATCATTAAGGCAAAAGATGATGATCTGGCAAAAGAAAAGATGAATTTTCTAAGCAAGCAGGTCAGAAAGAAAACACCAGTAAAATTTAAAACAGTCAACTACAAAGGCTATGAAATCAATTTCATGTCTGTGAAAGGCTTCTTCAACCTCCTTCTTGGAAAGCTCTTTAATTACTTTGACCGGCCTTACTATACCGTCATTAATCAATATGTGATTTTTTCAAATGAACCCAAGGTCCTTAGGCAATTCATTGACTCCTATCTATCTGAAAACACGCTCAATCAAAGTATATCCTATCAGAGCTTTATGAGACAACTAGGTGAAAAACATAGTGCTTTACTGTACTTGCAACTTCCTGAATTGGTCAATGCAGATGTTGGTGGCATGTTGGATGAGGCGACCATAAAACTTCTACAAAAGAGAAGGAACGTAATTCAAGATTTTCCGCAAATTGCCTTTAGCATGTATCCTTCAGGTGATGTTTATCAGACCAGAGCATTAATTTCTATTGATAACATGCTGTTTCCAGAACTAAGAGAAACAGAGTTCACGGTAGTTGCTGACACTATCAATTATGATTCCTTATTGATAGAAGTGACAGAAGAGCAAATAGATATCACTGCCATTGATATCGAACTAGAAGACTTGGCTGCTAAAAGCCAGACAGATGAGTACGACAATGGACTCCCGAAATATGAAGTAAGCATTAAAAATGGTCAGAAACACGGTAATTATTTCGAGTATTTTCCCACCGGTGAATTAAAGATTAAAGGAAAGTACAAAAATGACCTGATGGCGGGTACCTGGAAGTACTATGATGAGCAAGGAAACCTTGTCAAGAGGGAGAGGTATCGGGATGGGGAGTTAGTAGATTAG
- a CDS encoding SPOR domain-containing protein, translating into MNNQSNRGNKTLLIILVIILLIGSALGIWYWGIYKPEQEAKEKARLEQVAKQEAEQKRKEQEAQKKINYDELIENADTEFEQENWETAYSLYSDASSLFPNQQYPQDQLALVNAELDEKAALEAKRAAGIVETVSSLTGRFYIIISSSVDGDLAMDYASKLSKEGNNVKIIEPDATTNKLFHRVSVGDYDTWDQAVNASTSFTNYGSEIWVLKY; encoded by the coding sequence ATGAACAATCAGTCGAACCGAGGTAACAAAACTTTACTAATTATTTTGGTTATTATTTTGTTAATAGGGAGTGCTCTAGGGATATGGTATTGGGGCATTTATAAGCCAGAACAAGAAGCAAAGGAAAAAGCACGTCTCGAGCAAGTTGCAAAGCAGGAGGCAGAGCAAAAAAGAAAAGAACAAGAAGCACAGAAAAAAATCAACTACGACGAGTTGATAGAAAATGCAGATACAGAATTCGAACAAGAGAATTGGGAAACTGCCTATTCTCTTTACTCTGATGCATCATCCCTTTTTCCAAATCAACAATATCCGCAAGATCAGTTGGCATTAGTCAACGCTGAATTGGATGAAAAAGCAGCATTAGAGGCGAAAAGAGCAGCCGGAATAGTCGAAACAGTTTCATCACTTACTGGACGTTTCTACATTATCATATCTAGTAGTGTTGATGGTGATTTAGCCATGGATTATGCCAGTAAATTGTCTAAAGAAGGAAATAATGTGAAGATCATAGAACCTGATGCGACGACTAATAAGCTATTTCATCGTGTCTCCGTTGGTGATTATGATACTTGGGACCAAGCCGTGAATGCTTCCACATCATTCACAAACTACGGAAGTGAAATTTGGGTGTTGAAGTATTAG
- a CDS encoding sigma-70 family RNA polymerase sigma factor yields the protein MKGESFKNEEIVQIIQNGNKHEKSRVLAYLYKLHYPKISKYIRNNRGDEAEAKDVFQDGLLVLYNQIEDGKFEGRSSVGTYLFTIVKNFWRAECKRKQKVLNIPIEENHLMENQTIEDLFSSQEDVRKLDMLFGKLGKGCKDLLTSFFYHEQKVSEIKEKLSLGSDQAVRTKKFRCLQKLTAIFKESKITKDQFSIEY from the coding sequence ATGAAAGGAGAATCTTTTAAAAATGAGGAGATCGTTCAGATTATTCAAAACGGTAATAAACATGAAAAGAGCAGAGTTCTGGCCTATCTGTATAAGCTTCATTATCCAAAAATTAGCAAATACATCCGTAACAACCGTGGAGATGAAGCTGAGGCAAAAGACGTATTTCAAGATGGTTTACTCGTTCTCTATAATCAGATAGAGGATGGGAAATTTGAAGGCAGGTCGTCGGTGGGTACGTATTTATTTACGATTGTTAAAAACTTCTGGAGAGCTGAGTGTAAGAGAAAGCAGAAGGTTTTGAACATTCCAATTGAAGAAAATCATTTGATGGAAAATCAAACCATTGAAGATCTATTTTCATCACAAGAAGATGTGAGGAAATTGGATATGCTTTTTGGCAAACTAGGAAAAGGATGCAAGGATCTGCTTACATCCTTCTTTTATCATGAACAAAAAGTCTCTGAGATAAAAGAAAAGCTTTCGCTCGGCAGTGACCAGGCTGTGAGAACGAAAAAATTCAGGTGTCTACAGAAGCTTACAGCTATCTTTAAGGAAAGTAAAATCACAAAAGATCAGTTTTCGATAGAGTATTGA